Genomic window (Geothermobacter hydrogeniphilus):
AGGCGAAAGGGAGTCCCCTGGCCGCTTGTGCCTTTACCTTTAGCCCTTGGCCGATCCTGGAATTTAAGGGGTAGATTTATGATTGACCAGTTATTTCATGACATGGAACAGCAGTGCGACACGACGAAGGTAGCAAAGGAAACCAGCTACTATTTTTCCGTCGACGAGGCCAGAAAGACGGTTTTTCTGTCGGCCGACGGTTGCCGGGTTGTGGATGGTAAGGCGACGGAGACGGCGGATTGCGTCTGCAAGACCAGTTACACGTTTCTGACCAGGATCTGGCATGAAGGTTATGTACCGGGAGTAAAGGATTTTCTTTCAGGTTCGATCAAGTCAAATAATCCGGCGGCCCTGCAGGACTTGTTGAAAGCCTGTGGAAAGATTTGAACCCCGCGACAGTAAACCCTTTGCCGTTGGGTCGTGCGGAGCGCCTGAGGTTTTGAAAAAAGCATTCGCGCCAGGCAGTTGCGCCCGGTGCCCGGTATAATCTCCCGGCGTCAGGTGCGGTCTCGGTGCAAGATCGAAAAGAGCATTGTCGGCGGGGGTGTTTCCAGGAGGGGAACACCCCCGGGTGTATTTATGCAAGACCCTGGAACGTAACGACAATTTACATTTCTGGGTTTGGTCAGATGGAATAAGTATTCATTTGACAGTTGCCGGTCCGCTGTTTTATAAGGTCTGGTCTGGCCATTTTTCAGGAGTGTGCATAGTTATGGTTGAACTGATCCTTATTCTGATCAGCGCGATCTTCGTCAACAACTTTGTTCTGGCGCGGTTTCTCGGTATTTGTCCCTTCCTCGGGGTGTCGAAGAAGGTTGAGACGGCGCTTGGCATGGGGATGGCGGTGACCTTCGTCATGACCGTTGCGGCCGTGGTGACCTGGCTGATCCAGTACTTCATTCTGATTCCCTTCAATATCGAGTATCTGCAGACCATTGCCTTTATACTCGTGATTGCCTCCCTGGTGCAGCTGGTGGAGATGGTCATTCAGAAGGTAAGCCCGGTTCTTTACCAGTCTCTCGGCATTTTTTTGCCCCTGATTACAACAAATTGCGCCGTTCTCGGTTTGGCAGTACTTAATATCCAGAAGGGTTACAGTTTCCTGGAGAGTGTTGTCTTTGCGATCGGCGCGGCCCTCGGTTTTACCCTCGCCATGGTTCTCTTTGCCGGTTTGCGAGAGCGGATCGACCTTTGTCCGGTGCCGAAAAGTTTTCGTGGTACGGCGATCGCTTTGGTCACGGCGGGATTGCTCTCGCTGGCGTTCATGGGTTTTGCCGGTCTGGTCAAGGGATAAGGGACGAGACAAGATGATTGCAGCAGTTATCAGTCTGGGTGGCATCGGCCTGGCGGCAGCAGTCGCCCTGGGGGTGGCGGCGAAAAAGTTTGCCGTCGAGGTTGACCCGCGCGAAGCGGCGATTCTCGAGGTTCTCTC
Coding sequences:
- the rsxA gene encoding electron transport complex subunit RsxA, producing MVELILILISAIFVNNFVLARFLGICPFLGVSKKVETALGMGMAVTFVMTVAAVVTWLIQYFILIPFNIEYLQTIAFILVIASLVQLVEMVIQKVSPVLYQSLGIFLPLITTNCAVLGLAVLNIQKGYSFLESVVFAIGAALGFTLAMVLFAGLRERIDLCPVPKSFRGTAIALVTAGLLSLAFMGFAGLVKG